In Candidatus Moanabacter tarae, the genomic stretch TTCCTTCTGGGAAACCCGGAAAATTCTCGACCTCCGATGTCGTCGTCAATTGACCGCCAGGCTGAGCCCCCTCAATTATCAGAGGATTTAGATTAGCACGGGACGCATAAACAGCCGCAGTAAGGCCTGCACATCCGGTACCTAAGATAATTACTTCCTCCATAGAAAAGATGGGCGAGATGGTAAATCCATAGGAATTCAAGGTTTGCGAGCAAGCGATAAATGCATTGAACTGAAATGAAATCGGATAATGCCACAATTGATTGATAGTCACTGTCACCTAGTGTCCCTGAGAAATCGAGGATATCTCGAGGAGGCATTGGAACGGGCAGAACAGGTTGGGGTTGGAGGTATCGTCTCGATTGGAACAAGTGCAAATGACTGGGATCTTAACCGACAGATCTGCAAGGAACATAGTGGTCGGGTTGCCTATACGGTTGGGTTGCACCCGACAGACATCAGATCGTGCTGGGAGAGTGAAGTTTCTCGAATACGATCCTACTTTGATCTAGAATTTCCTCCTGTTGCTTTGGGTGAAGTCGGCCTCGATCATTTTCATCTTCCCCGGTCTAATGAGGCGAAAACTGAAGTTAAAACTGTGCAAGAGATCGTTTTTAGGCAACAGCTGGCTTTGGCGGGAGAAATCGATTGTCCTCTTGTTGTCCATTCTCGTGGCGCTTTTTACGATTGCATACGGGTTATTGACGAAAGTGGATTCGATTGGAAAAAAGTTGTTTTCCATTGCTTCGCTGATGGTCCAAAAGAAATGGCGATGCTAAGAGAGAGAGGGGGTCGAGGATCTTTCACCGGAATCGTGACTTATAAGAACGCCCCCGAAATCCGGAAAGCTGCTATTTTGCAGGGACTAGAAGATTTGATGGTCGAGACGGATGCACCTTATCTTTCGCCAGAGCCTAAGAGGGGTTGCCCCAACGAACCGGCCTTTCTTCCACATATAGCGACCTTTTGTTCTGATTTGCTTGGGGTTGAGCTATCAAAATTTTCTGCTGTTACCGTTCAGAACACGAAGTCATTTTTTAGGATTTAGGGCTGTTTCTATAAATAGCCGGACCTTTTCTCTTGGTTAGAATTGGACTTCGTTGAATTTTAGGCCATCCTAGCTTACCTAAGGTATGCATCGACGGGAAATACCCTATTGGAAAAGGCCTTTGCGGTGGTTGTCTTTTTGCCTATGTTCCCTCTCGGTTTGTTTGATATTCGCTTTTCTTCCAGAAGGTAAAGATACCATTCCAGAGGTTGTGGAGATCGGACACTGGACTTCCATCCTTCCGCCTTTTCTCGCGATTTTGATTGCAGTTCATTTCCGGTCTTTGGTAGCAGCGTTATCCAGTGCATTTTTGCTGGGGAGTTTCCTCTCCTTTTGGCCTAATTATACGACAGCATTGTCCCTTGGGCTAAAAACATTTATTTGGCCGAACTTCACTGAACAGTTCAGTCTTTATATATTCGCTTTCCTCTTTTCCCTCGTGGGCATGATTCACCTTGTGTACAAAGGGGGAGGAATCCACGGAATGATTCACTTCATCAATCGCGTGGTGAAGGGCCCGCGGACAGCAAAGGCTGGAATCAGTTTAGCTGGAGTAGCCGTGTTTTTTGACGATTATTCGAATACCATCGTCGTCGGGTCGACTATGAGGGAGCTTTCAGATCAGTGGAAGATCTCCCGGGAAAAGCTGGCCTATTTGATCGATTCCACAACTGCTCCGATTGCAGGTTTAGCACTCCTATCAACCTGGATTGCCTTTGAGGTATTCCTCTTTGATAAAGTTTCCCTCGAACTAGGTCTTGGTTTGAGTGGGTACGGAATGTTTGTGGAGATTCTTCCATCTCGTTTTTATTGCTGGGGGACTTTAGCCTTTGTCTTTTTGACTTCTGTTTTGGATCGCGATTTCGGACCCATGTACCGGGCTGAGGTTCGCGCGGTCCAAGAGGGAAAGGTAGCTAGCGAAAATGCCGTTTTTCTTGTTAGCGAGGATAGGAAGAATCTTGATCCAAATCCGAACCAACCTCAGCGGTGGTACAATGCAGTCGTACCTCTTGCTTGCGTGATCTTTGGTACGGTTAGCGGGATTCTTGTATTGGGACGCTCAAAAATCGTTGGGTCCGGAGCTTCCTTTTCATTCCTCCAACCGGAGGACTGGAGGAATGCATTTGCGATGGTGACCAATCCCAGTGTAACCCCCGGTGGTGCCATGATGGTTCTCTTTTTTGCGTCTTTAGTTGGTGGTGCTGTTGCTATTTTGATGCTTGTGGCCCAGAGAATTCTCTCTTTTTCAGCTTCCATTAAAGCTTATTTCCGAGCGCTATCTACGCTATGGATGGCCCTGTTCATTTTGGTAATGGCTTGGGGCATGAGCAAAATATGCACTGAGGGTGTCCACACGGATACCTATCTGATATCTTTACTTGGAAATCGGGTGGAACTTGTTTTTCTTCCTCTTATTGTTTTCCTTGCTGCTTCAGGAATGGCTTTTGCTACCGGTACGAGTTTTGGAACAATGGCCATCCTTATTCCCATGATCCTGCCTCTTTCGTTTTCTATGGGTGCATTCGGATCGGAATCTCAGATTATATTCTGGCTCACAGCCGCTGCGATAATGGACGGAGCCATCTTCGGTGATCACTGTAGTCCAATCAGTGACACAACCGTACTCTCCTCAATTTCTGCTGGCTGTGACCATATTGACCATGTTTCCACGCAGATTGGCTACGCGGTCACAACGATGATCATTGCTTCCGGGGCAGGGTATCTAGGAGTGGCCTTCGGCATGCCTATATGGTCCTACTTTATCCTATTTCCCATAATTTCCCTTTTCCTACTCTTCTCCTTTGGGAAAAGAATTCCCAGGTCTGAGGGGTGAATTATTTGGAAATGGACTAGAAGTCGGTCGTCTCCACAGAATTCTATCGAGTGGCTCCAGGAATACGGGCACCAACAGGATTGACCTCGATCAGCTCGACTTCAAAAACTAAAAGGGAGTGGGGGGGGATATTCCCCGATCCGGATTCTCCGTAGCCAAGTTCTGGAGGGATAAAGAGAACGGCTTTCCCTGCCTCTCGTAGAAGTCGGATACCTTCCCGGAACCCCGGTATGACATTGGCAAGTGGCAAGTCAACTGGCCCTCCTTGTTGAGAGGAGCTATCAAAAATTTGCCCGTTGATGAGGCGGCCTTGATAATTGACACGCACAATATCTTCAGGGCCGGGGACCTTGCCAATCCCTTCTTCCATAATTTGGTAAACTAGGCCACTTTCGGTTTTTTCGATACCTTCTGTTTTAGCTGCTTCCTCAAGGTAGGTTTTTGCCAACTCCTTCGCTATCTGTTCTTGTTCTCTTTCGAAATCCTTTCCCTTTTCACTAAGGAGTTTGTCCACTCTTGGTGCTAGCGCCTTTTCGTCCCTTGGTGCGGGTTGTCCGTCCGCGGCTCGTTGAATACCAACAATGATCTGTTCTTTTTCCTCCTTGGTGAAATCAAAGACAAGAGGACTTTGGGAAGCGATCATCCAGCCGATCGCCTGGAGTGTCTGGATATTGAGTTGATCGCTATCTGTTTCCTCGGAGGCCTCGTCTTGTCCAACCACAAAGGAACCGAATGTGAGTAATGAAGTTACTACGACAGCGCAGATGTTACCTAAAAAATCTCTATATCTGATCATGGGATGTTGAATAATCGTAGAATTTTGACAAGGGTCAAACCTTATGTATATGTCTAAAGGGTTCAGGAATTTCATGTTAGAGTCAATAGAAGGCTAATTCTGAAACGGCAGAATGCCTTTTCAACTAATGATATCGACATGTTTCGGGTTCTTCGGCAGAGAACAGAATCGAATATAGGATTGGGTCCTTGGTAAGGCGATTAGAACGCAGATTAGAGTAGTGCCACAAGATGATAATGAAATACCCAATAAGACAGATTTTGGCACTGCGCTGGTTGATATGGTTGATCGTATGGTTACAGGTGGGCGAAGGTTCATCGATAGAGGACGCGCTTTCTGAAGTGACAATGCGACTATTTCAGGCGGACTCCGCACCAGATGAGGAATTCAATTCTATTTTAGAGGAGGCCAGGGACCTGGGGTTGAGTAGACAGCTTCTCCTGGAGGCCCAAGTATCCCGGTATTGGAAAGCAGATGAATTTGACCGTTTGGTCGAACTGCTACCGGTATTTGAAGAGTTATTGCATGAGTGGGACCTAAAGAAGGGCAAAATATTTCGCGATCAACACGAGGTGTTAGGATACTACAATTTCTTTCGTGCGGTTGAAGCCATAAAAGAGGATAACCTGGAAAAGCTCGAGTTCCACGCTAAAGAAAGCTACTGGAATAGTCCTGATATGGCCAGCATACTGACCATCTTGATCAAAGATCGAAGAGAAAAAGATCGGTTGGCCAATCTTGAGTTCCCAATGGAACTAGAACTTGTTACCTCGCAGGGGGAGGAAGTCACCTTGGGTGAGCTGATCAGTGATAAAAAAGGAGCGCTTATGGAGTTTTGGGCCAGTTGGTGTGGTCCTTGTATCGCTTTGATGCCGGAGTTGGTAAGAAAGGCGGAAAAGCTTCAACCTCAAGGCTTACTCGTAGTAGGGCTTAATACAGAATCCAAGGCTATTGCGGAAGAGTTTCGGACCCAACAAGAAATTGAATTCCCCTGGCTAGTTGAGCCGCAGGGAAATCCCCTTCAGAGACTGCTTCCAGTCGATTCCCTCCCCCATGCAGTGCTAGTTAATCCGGAGGGTCAGGTTCTCTTCAATGGCCATCCCATGGATCCGACTTTGAAGGAGGTTCTCGTTCAGCTTAATCTGAATCTTTAGTCGCCCATTTCTTGGGAATATTTTCAATCCTGTTGGGGTGTCTATCACTAGTTTCTGAATCCAGGCCAAATCAGGTCTTGATTAATAACCTGTTTGGGAATTCGTATCCCTTTGTCTGACTCATGCTATGTGTCCTCCTAGGTATAGGGGAGATTAGGTTATATTTTGTGCTGTTTGTCATACTCCTTATTGTGCCACGGGGGGGCTTGTTTTCATTTGAGTTCTCTAAAAGCGCTCAATTATTTCCTAAAGATTCTGGAATTATTAAGGCAGTAAAACTAAAACCGGTGTAGAAATCGGATCTCAAGGATGCTGTTTCTATTTATGGTCTAGCAAAGGACGATTGTGAGCAATAATGGGTGGTGAAATGTAAATAGCGGCAGTAAAATGGCGAATAATAGAGAGCCTCATTACGAAGAGGTTGAATAGGATTGTGAATAAGCCAGAGTACAACTCGGAATAACTTTGAGTTGCTCCGAGTCTAGATTGTACTGACGCTTTAGAAGGATCGGATAAGGAACCCAACGCTACTTCCTGTGATCTTTCCGCGAGTTAATAGCACGAAACTTGGATAGAATTTGAAAGGAATTCAAAAAAGATAAGAAATCAACTTTGAAATCTATTGACACTATATCTTGTGGTCCGTTTAAGTTTTGACCACAAGATATTGTGGCTGGGTTGAGCCTAGAGAGATGGATTTCCTGCCCGCCTGCAAGTAGTTAGGGATTGAAGCTATGTGTGCCTTACGGAGAGTTGTCCTTGTCGATATATTAGAAGGAGTGGCTAATCGCGGCTTTTGAAACTGAAAATGGAGTCTACTATATCAATTGGGGACCGTAAGTTCCTTCTCAATAGCGAGAAGGCGGAAGCTGCGCTTGGTGCCAAAAGGGTGATTAACGGTCGTAAGACGATGTTTTTCAACATTTTGCCGCTCAAGTATAAATGGGCTTACGAACTCTACCGTACTATGAAGGCCAACCATTGGGAGCCCGAGGATATTCCTATGCAACGCGACTGCGAGCAATGGCGGTCGAAGGAGATTTCAGATATCGAGCGGTGGATCATAAAAATGGGTATAGGCTATTTCTCTGGAGCTGAAGGAATAGTGGGTGATAATGTCATTCATGTAATCCGGGAACTAGTTACCGCACCAGAATTGAAGTTGGTCTTAGGGAGACATGCCCACGAAGAAAATATCCACGCCGACAGCCTTGTCTATATGATTAGCTCCCTGGGCGTCAACCCGCATGAGTGTGAGGCCATTCTTGAAGACATTGAAACGGTAAGAAAGAAGACAGAGTTTGTGACTCGCGTCTCGAGTAAGATGCGACGTGAAATCGACCTGACTGATACCCAAAATCAGCAGCAATTGGCAAAAAATGTTTTTGTCTTTGGACAGTGCATGGAAGGCACTCAATTTTATGGCCTCTTCGGCATGATTCTTTCTCTCGCACGCCAGAATAAATTTCCCGGCATAGGTCAGATGTTCCGCTACACCCTGAGGGACGAATCTAACCACATAGAGTTGTTGCGCAATTTGCTGATGGATCTAGTGGAAGAGAACCACGGAATCTGGACTCCCGAATTTTGCGAAGAGTTGAGGGAAACGATGGCAGAGGCTGTGAAATTGGAAAAGGAGTTTATTAGTGACTGTCTCCCTATGAACGCGGTTGGGTTAAGTGCGAAGGAGTTCATGTCCTACATAGATTTTATAGCGGACCGACGTCTTGAAGGTGTAGGGTTAAAGCCAATTAATGGCAGTACTAAGAATCCCTTTCCTTGGCTTGCTGAGCTAATGGATATTAATAAAGAACAAAATTTTTTCGAAGGCCGGGTAACCGAATATCAGAAGGCATCCGCATTAGATTCGGTTAGCGATGATGAACTCTAGGGCCACTATTTCACTATTTAACCGAACTTGAACCTCTGATTTAGAAGAAATATGTTCTTGAATTGCTTATTCTCCTAACCTGGCAGTCCTCTGCCCTTGAAATCTATGATCCGCCATTTCTCTCTCGAAGAAGATCTTGAGCTTAAACGATTCGCGAAAGCCCCATCAAAGGAGAAGCCGCAGTTCAACTGGAGAGAAGTTCTACTTGATGATCGTCTTGTCCAGCCGGATATCAAAGTCGAGGTCAAGGGGAATGAGAAAGAGTTCGATCTGGCAGAAGTCGCGGAAACGATAGGTAACGCTCTTACCGATCTTTTGCTATCGCGCCGAGAAGAAGAGATTTTCACGATTGAGAACCAGGAGTTCGTAGCGGAAATATCGAAGGAGGTGGCCCGTTACTTGCAGTCTGAGAATCTCGAAGGGGTTCCTCTTAAGCTGGCAGAAGAAGAGATCTATCAATTGATCGAGAAGGCGTTGATCCAGCGAAACGCTCACGACGTAGCGAAGAGTGTTGTCTTAAGGCGTTCGAGGGAAGGAACTAGACGTAAGGAAAATAAAGGTGTTGATTCGCTCACAGTAAGGTTGATCAGGAGAAATGGGCGAGTTGTCCCGTGGAATGTGGACAAGATTGAAATAGCGGTTCGCAAAGCTTTTTTGTCCAATAATTTCGATTCCAACCCGGCGGTCAAAATTGCCAGTGCTGCAACTGAGCGGGTGCGTGCCTTGGGGCAATCCTTCATCCATATCGAAGACCTCCAAGATATAGTGCAGGAAGAGTTGATGCGCCAAGGTCATTATAAGGTTGCGGAGTCCTATATTCTCTACCGGTCTTATAGGGCGCGGCTTCGCGAAGAACAGGCTAAAGCACCCGAAGAGCAGGCCCGTCAGGACTCGATGGTAGTGGTTAGCACTGCCGATGGAGATACCTTTTTCTGGGACGGAATCGACCTAAAAAAGAGAATTGAGTATGCGATTATTGGTCTCGATTTATGCCTTGATAAGGACGAAATCGAGAATGAGTTACGGCGATCAATCTATTCCGAGGTCAGTCTCGAAGATTTAAAGAAGACGATAATATTGAACGCGAAGTCCTTAATTGAAAAGGACGCTGATTTTGCCAAATTCGCGGGACGTATACTGCTTACTTACATATACGAAGAGGTCTTGGGGTGGGATATTGCCCGAGAAGGAATAGAATCACTCAAGGAGTCGCACCGTTTGCGATTCAAAGGCTTCCTCGAGCATGCCGTCCAAATCGAACGGGTAGATGAGCGACTGCTCGATCTCGATACGGAGAAATTGGCCAATGCGATCGATCCTTCAGCTGATCTCGATTTTGATTACCTCGGGATTCAAACTCTCTACGATCGATACCTCATTGTGGACAAGACAGGCGCGAAACCAAGGCGCATCGAGACCCCGCAGATGTTTTGGATGCGGGTATCGATGGGGCTGATGGTAATGGAGGAAAAGGAGCCCGAGGCCTGGTCTATTCGACTCTACAATCTTTATAAAAGTCGGCGATTTTGCTCATCTACACCAACTTTATTCAACAGCGGAACAAAGCATTCCCAACTCTCTTCCTGTTACCTATATAAAGTTGATGATAACATCGAATCAATTATGATTCGTGGTATCGCGGAGAACGCTTTTCTCTCTAAATGGGCCGGTGGGTTGGGGGGAAGCTGGACTGCAGTTCGGGGAACGGGAAGTTACATCAAGGGCACAAACGGAGAAAGCCAAGGGGTTATACCCTTTCTTAAGCTCCACAATGATCAATTGGTAGCGGTCAATCAGGGGGGAAAGCGTAGAGGATCAGGGTGTGCCTATCTTGAGTCTTGGCACAATGATATTCTCGATTTTCTCGAGTTGCGACGTAACACCGGTGATGATCGTCGGCGGGCTCATGACATGAATACGGCGAATTGGATACCAGATTTATTCATGAGGCGTATGGAGAATCGTGAGGATTGGACTTTACTACATTCCAACGAGGCGCCCGAACTTCATGAACTTTACGGTAAGAAATTTGAGGAGAAATATCTTGAGTATGAGGCTAAGGCGAAACGGGGAGAGATTGCCGGTCAATCAATTCCGGCAATTGAACTTTGGAAGAAGATGTTATCAATGCTTTTTGAAACCGGGCATCCTTGGATTACCTTTAAGGACTCCTGCAATGTAAGAAATATGCAGGATCACGACGGGGTCATTCACAGTTCAAACCTCTGCACCGAGATCACCCTTAATACCAGTGCGGACGAGACTGCAGTTTGCAACCTTGGTTCTATTGTCATTGATACTCATATTAATGAGGAGGGTTCCCTTGATGTAGATGCCTTACGGGAGACCGCCAGAATCGCGGTACGGGTTTTGGATAATGTGATCGATATAAATTTCTATCCTACCCAGGCTGCTCGGAACTCGAATTTACGCCATCGCCCGATTGGACTCGGAGTAATGGGTCTGCAGAATGCGCTCTACAAAAAGAATCTTTCATTCGCCTCGGAGGAAGCGTTGGAATTCAACGATGAATTAATGGAGGCAGTGGCCTATTCCGCCTTTGAAGCATCATCAGATCTGGCCAAGGAAAGAGGTGTCTATAGTAGTTATAAAGGTTCGAAATGGGAACGGGGAATTTTCCCGCAAGACACGCTCGATCTGTTGGCAGAGGAGCGGGGAATCGAAATAGAAGTTCCAAGGTCCAGCCGAATAGACTGGAACCCGCTTCGCGCAAAAGTCCGTCGCCAAGGGATGCGTAATAGTAATGTTCTGGCAATTGCTCCTACTGCTACGATTTCAAATATTATGGGTACTACACCCTGTATTGAGCCGGCTTATAAGAATATCTATGTAAAGAGTAATCTCTCGGGTGATTTCATAGTTCTAAATCAATTCATGGTAAAAGATCTAAAGAGTAAGGATCTTTGGAATCAGGATGTTCTTGATCAGCTCAAATATTTTGATGGAGATCTTTCGTCTATTGACTTGATACCGAAGGAGATACAGGAGAAATATCTAACGGCATTTGATATTGATTACCGTTACTTTATCGACGCTGCAGCTCGCCGACAAAAATGGATCGACCAATCGCAGTCGGTCAACCTGTTTCTTGGAGAACCGAATCTGAAAATACTTTCGCACATGTATCGTGCGGCTTGGCACAAAGGACTGAAGACAACCTACTATTTACGGACGTTGGGAGCATCCAACATTGAAAAAGCGACTATCAAGGTAAAAAAGGAGACTCGAGGAGTTGTGGCTGAAACAGCTGAAAGTGAGTCGGTTGCTGAGTCGAAGGAACTGAG encodes the following:
- the ycfH gene encoding putative metal-dependent hydrolase YcfH, giving the protein MPQLIDSHCHLVSLRNRGYLEEALERAEQVGVGGIVSIGTSANDWDLNRQICKEHSGRVAYTVGLHPTDIRSCWESEVSRIRSYFDLEFPPVALGEVGLDHFHLPRSNEAKTEVKTVQEIVFRQQLALAGEIDCPLVVHSRGAFYDCIRVIDESGFDWKKVVFHCFADGPKEMAMLRERGGRGSFTGIVTYKNAPEIRKAAILQGLEDLMVETDAPYLSPEPKRGCPNEPAFLPHIATFCSDLLGVELSKFSAVTVQNTKSFFRI
- the fkpA gene encoding putative FKBP-type peptidyl-prolyl cis-trans isomerase FkpA, translating into MIRYRDFLGNICAVVVTSLLTFGSFVVGQDEASEETDSDQLNIQTLQAIGWMIASQSPLVFDFTKEEKEQIIVGIQRAADGQPAPRDEKALAPRVDKLLSEKGKDFEREQEQIAKELAKTYLEEAAKTEGIEKTESGLVYQIMEEGIGKVPGPEDIVRVNYQGRLINGQIFDSSSQQGGPVDLPLANVIPGFREGIRLLREAGKAVLFIPPELGYGESGSGNIPPHSLLVFEVELIEVNPVGARIPGATR
- the resA_1 gene encoding Thiol-disulfide oxidoreductase ResA, giving the protein MIMKYPIRQILALRWLIWLIVWLQVGEGSSIEDALSEVTMRLFQADSAPDEEFNSILEEARDLGLSRQLLLEAQVSRYWKADEFDRLVELLPVFEELLHEWDLKKGKIFRDQHEVLGYYNFFRAVEAIKEDNLEKLEFHAKESYWNSPDMASILTILIKDRREKDRLANLEFPMELELVTSQGEEVTLGELISDKKGALMEFWASWCGPCIALMPELVRKAEKLQPQGLLVVGLNTESKAIAEEFRTQQEIEFPWLVEPQGNPLQRLLPVDSLPHAVLVNPEGQVLFNGHPMDPTLKEVLVQLNLNL
- the nrdB gene encoding Ribonucleoside-diphosphate reductase subunit beta — encoded protein: MESTISIGDRKFLLNSEKAEAALGAKRVINGRKTMFFNILPLKYKWAYELYRTMKANHWEPEDIPMQRDCEQWRSKEISDIERWIIKMGIGYFSGAEGIVGDNVIHVIRELVTAPELKLVLGRHAHEENIHADSLVYMISSLGVNPHECEAILEDIETVRKKTEFVTRVSSKMRREIDLTDTQNQQQLAKNVFVFGQCMEGTQFYGLFGMILSLARQNKFPGIGQMFRYTLRDESNHIELLRNLLMDLVEENHGIWTPEFCEELRETMAEAVKLEKEFISDCLPMNAVGLSAKEFMSYIDFIADRRLEGVGLKPINGSTKNPFPWLAELMDINKEQNFFEGRVTEYQKASALDSVSDDEL
- the nrdA gene encoding Ribonucleoside-diphosphate reductase 1 subunit alpha, giving the protein MIRHFSLEEDLELKRFAKAPSKEKPQFNWREVLLDDRLVQPDIKVEVKGNEKEFDLAEVAETIGNALTDLLLSRREEEIFTIENQEFVAEISKEVARYLQSENLEGVPLKLAEEEIYQLIEKALIQRNAHDVAKSVVLRRSREGTRRKENKGVDSLTVRLIRRNGRVVPWNVDKIEIAVRKAFLSNNFDSNPAVKIASAATERVRALGQSFIHIEDLQDIVQEELMRQGHYKVAESYILYRSYRARLREEQAKAPEEQARQDSMVVVSTADGDTFFWDGIDLKKRIEYAIIGLDLCLDKDEIENELRRSIYSEVSLEDLKKTIILNAKSLIEKDADFAKFAGRILLTYIYEEVLGWDIAREGIESLKESHRLRFKGFLEHAVQIERVDERLLDLDTEKLANAIDPSADLDFDYLGIQTLYDRYLIVDKTGAKPRRIETPQMFWMRVSMGLMVMEEKEPEAWSIRLYNLYKSRRFCSSTPTLFNSGTKHSQLSSCYLYKVDDNIESIMIRGIAENAFLSKWAGGLGGSWTAVRGTGSYIKGTNGESQGVIPFLKLHNDQLVAVNQGGKRRGSGCAYLESWHNDILDFLELRRNTGDDRRRAHDMNTANWIPDLFMRRMENREDWTLLHSNEAPELHELYGKKFEEKYLEYEAKAKRGEIAGQSIPAIELWKKMLSMLFETGHPWITFKDSCNVRNMQDHDGVIHSSNLCTEITLNTSADETAVCNLGSIVIDTHINEEGSLDVDALRETARIAVRVLDNVIDINFYPTQAARNSNLRHRPIGLGVMGLQNALYKKNLSFASEEALEFNDELMEAVAYSAFEASSDLAKERGVYSSYKGSKWERGIFPQDTLDLLAEERGIEIEVPRSSRIDWNPLRAKVRRQGMRNSNVLAIAPTATISNIMGTTPCIEPAYKNIYVKSNLSGDFIVLNQFMVKDLKSKDLWNQDVLDQLKYFDGDLSSIDLIPKEIQEKYLTAFDIDYRYFIDAAARRQKWIDQSQSVNLFLGEPNLKILSHMYRAAWHKGLKTTYYLRTLGASNIEKATIKVKKETRGVVAETAESESVAESKELREAAACRIDASMNGEECEACQ